In Elaeis guineensis isolate ETL-2024a chromosome 1, EG11, whole genome shotgun sequence, a genomic segment contains:
- the LOC105033521 gene encoding LOW QUALITY PROTEIN: wall-associated receptor kinase 4 (The sequence of the model RefSeq protein was modified relative to this genomic sequence to represent the inferred CDS: inserted 1 base in 1 codon), whose amino-acid sequence MACKRELLLLQLLLMLLVASSSSEQLALPGCPDKCGNIAVPYPFGIGPGCFRGGFDIICDGGSPRALIPDLALEVEITHISLAPAEVRATIPMSYQCYNETSMVLKQTPKVNLAPRPAYVFSSTRNKFTALGCFTLAHLAAYTEEDDYQYGGGCVSYCWNEASITNGSCSNMGCCQTSIPEQLNYLDIYFRNYDYSKTWNISPCSYAFLIAQDSYNFSRSDLSYDFAVKHHNNTPVVLDWAIRNQSCRVARADPTTYACRSNNSVCKDASNGPGHTCSCLPGYDGNPYLINGCQDIDECKLPKQYPCHGICVNKPGTYTCTCPPGTQGNATIESCTPLRGKDQFLLPTMLAGGFGVGIFFMVLICFIRAKRKLVRTKQRFFEQNGGYLLQQQISSQSVAFKIYTVEELKKATDNFSTNQILGQGGFGTVYKGTLEDERIVAIKKPKKMEQDQNEEFAKEMFILSQINHKNVVKLLGCCLEVEVPMLVYEFVSNGTLFNHLHGHNQYSPLNLDVRLTIAVESAEALAYLHSWASPPIVHGDVKSANILLDEKFTAKVSDFGASRLVPNDQTQYVSVIQGTWGYLDPEFQAEGRLTNKSDVYSFGVILLELLTGNEAICVEGSQEKRSLISCFERAMNGDRLLQIVDNQVKDEGRPELFEHIAELAMQCLNMXGDDRPTMKEVAEELEKLRKWRHSWEQNDPEETESLLDTSDPRTRLPHTC is encoded by the exons atGGCTTGTAAGAGAGAGTTGTTGCTGCTCCAGCTGTTGTTGATGCTGCTGGTAGCATCATCCTCATCGGAGCAGCTGGCGTTGCCCGGCTGCCCTGATAAGTGCGGCAACATCGCCGTCCCCTACCCTTTCGGCATCGGACCGGGCTGCTTCAGAGGAGGCTTCGACATCATCTGCGACGGCGGCAGCCCGAGAGCTCTCATCCCGGATTTGGCCCTGGAAGTCGAGATCACCCATATATCATTAGCACCAGCCGAGGTCCGTGCGACCATACCCATGTCCTACCAGTGCTACAACGAGACCAGCATGGTCCTCAAACAAACGCCCAAGGTCAACCTCGCGCCGCGGCCAGCCTACGTTTTCTCGAGCACCCGCAACAAGTTCACCGCCTTGGGCTGCTTCACTCTGGCGCATCTGGCTGCCTACACCGAGGAGGATGACTACCAATACGGTGGTGGCTGCGTGTCCTACTGCTGGAATGAGGCGAGCATCACTAATGGCTCCTGCTCCAACATGGGCTGCTGCCAGACTTCCATCCCAGAGCAGCTAAACTACCTAGATATCTACTTCCGAAACTACGACTACAGCAAAACTTGGAATATCAGTCCCTGCAGTTATGCCTTCCTGATAGCCCAGGACTCGTATAACTTCAGCAGATCCGATCTCTCCTATGATTTCGCCGTCAAGCACCACAATAATACCCCGGTGGTGCTGGATTGGGCCATAAGGAACCAGTCGTGCCGGGTTGCAAGAGCGGATCCAACGACCTATGCATGTCGCAGCAACAACAGCGTGTGCAAGGATGCAAGCAATGGCCCGGGACATACCTGCAGCTGCTTGCCGGGATATGATGGCAATCCCTATCTTATCAATGGATGCCAAG ACATCGACGAGTGCAAGCTCCCGAAGCAGTATCCTTGCCATGGGATTTGCGTTAACAAACCAGGGACCTATACCTGCACGTGCCCTCCCGGAACCCAGGGTAACGCAACGATAGAAAGTTGCACGCCACTCCGAGGCAAAGACCAGTTTCTCTTGCCAACGATGCTGGCTGGAG GCTTCGGTGTTGGCATTTTCTTCATGGTTCTCATTTGCTTTATACGTGCAAAGAGAAAGCTCGTTAGGACCAAGCAAAGGTTCTTTGAGCAAAATGGAGGGTATCTACTACAGCAACAGATCAGTTCGCAAAGTGTTGCATTTAAGATTTACACGGTTGAAGAACTGAAAAAAGCAACGGACAATTTTAGCACAAACCAGATACTAGGACAAGGAGGCTTTGGCACCGTCTATAAAGGAACTTTGGAAGACGAAAGAATAGTAGCCATCAAGAAGCCTAAGAAAATGGAACAGGACCAAAACGAAGAATTTGCGAAGGAGATGTTTATCCTTTCCCAAATAAACCACAAAAATGTGGTTAAGCTCTTAGGCTGCTGCTTGGAAGTTGAAGTTCCCATGTTGGTTTATGAATTTGTCTCCAACGGCACCCTTTTCAACCACCTCCATGGGCACAATCAGTATTCCCCACTTAACTTGGATGTGCGTCTCACGATTGCTGTAGAGTCTGCAGAGGCACTCGCCTATCTGCACTCGTGGGCCTCTCCACCTATCGTGCATGGTGATGTAAAGTCTGCTAACATACTCCTAGACGAGAAATTTACTGCAAAAGTGTCTGATTTTGGGGCTTCAAGGCTTGTTCCCAATGATCAAACTCAGTACGTTTCAGTAATTCAAGGAACCTGGGGTTATTTGGATCCAGAATTCCAAGCAGAAGGCCGATTAACTAACAAGAGTGATGTTTATAGTTTTGGGGTGATTCTTCTGGAGCTTCTGACGGGGAACGAAGCAATTTGCGTTGAGGGATCACAGGAAAAGCGTAGCCTTATATCATGTTTTGAGAGAGCAATGAACGGGGATAGGCTTCTGCAAATTGTGGACAATCAAGTTAAGGATGAAGGAAGACCAGAGTTATTCGAACATATTGCTGAGCTTGCAATGCAATGTTTAAATA AGGGGGACGATAGGCCCACCATGAAAGAAGTAGCGGAGGAGCTCGAAAAGCTTAGAAAATGGCGGCATTCATGGGAGCAAAATGATCCCGAGGAAACAGAGAGCTTACTTGATACAAGTGATCCAAGGACAAGATTGCCTCATACTTGTTGA